A window from Citrus sinensis cultivar Valencia sweet orange chromosome 5, DVS_A1.0, whole genome shotgun sequence encodes these proteins:
- the LOC102614228 gene encoding uncharacterized protein LOC102614228, with protein sequence MRGVRKQGNYTNPCLTMHQPWASLLVYGIKRVEGRSWPAPLRGRLWIHAASKIPEEATIKAMEEFYREIYAVNGITDLQFPQHYPVSRLLGCVEVVGCVRCEELASWEVVPEGVRLEAQTDFCWLCENPQKLLVPFEMRGYQGVYNLEKKVYEAAVRGLTPVKGPLPVKFPLPDAQDPFSLKPGSMCTNFPENKSTAVEKSSTLNAAIAGARAAATQFNKKNQDLLTNVMQDEKPYALRSGSKKKSSDGDAFNQGTSALAENGERNLIEHEESSSHDQPRGQLKQDPGAPSRIFAAAVKGLKPS encoded by the exons ATGAGAGGAGTAAGAAAGCAAGGGAACTACACGAACCCATGTTTGACGATGCATCAACCATGGGCTTCACTCCTCGTTTACGGGATCAAGCGCGTTGAAGGCAGGTCTTGGCCTGCTCCTCTTCGAg GCCGTCTATGGATTCATGCTGCTAGCAAGATTCCCGAAGAAGCTACCATCAAAGCAATGGAAGAATTTTACAGGGAAATTTATGCAGTCAATGGGATCACTGATCTTCAGTTTCCCCAACATTATCCAGTTTCAAGACTTTTAG GGTGTGTTGAAGTAGTCGGCTGCGTTCGCTGCGAAGAACTAGCAAGCTGGGAAGTGGTACCTGAAGGG GTGAGGTTAGAAGCACAAACAGATTTTTGCTGGCTTTGTGAAAATCCTCAA AAACTATTAGTTCCATTTGAAATGCGAGGGTATCAGGGTGTTTATAACTTGGAAAAGAAG GTGTATGAAGCTGCTGTTAGGGGTCTTACCCCTGTTAAAGGTCCACTGCCTGTGAAGTTTCCACTTCCAGATGCACAAGatcctttttctttgaagCCAGGATCTATGTGTACAAATTTCCCCGAAAATAAATCAACTGCAGTGGAGAAATCATCCACTCTCAATGCAGCCATCGCTGGTGCACGAGCAGCAGCAACACAGTTCAATAAAAAGAACCAAGATCTCCTCACTAATGTTATGCAAGATGAAAAACCTTATGCCTTAAGAAGTGgatcaaagaaaaaatcttcAGATGGTGATGCCTTTAACCAGGGAACTTCAGCATTGGCTGAGAACGGAGAAAGGAATCTCATCGAGCATGAGGAAAGCAGTAGCCACGATCAACCCCGTGGACAGTTGAAACAGGATCCTGGAGCGCCGTCCAGA ATTTTTGCTGCGGCGGTGAAAGGACTGAAGCCATCGTGA